A section of the Gloeobacter violaceus PCC 7421 genome encodes:
- a CDS encoding type II and III secretion system protein: protein MVIRLRVLLVNDSVANERGLSLGTGITSGSYDAFGRPVAMGRFGLDLGNGGALGGSTFPQYSGLAAGAGALSTAPLGNNGVLPNRSALTLTFANIVLQLQLLQQVNALQTLIDQQLVVSDGETATISQNVQFRIPQTIVSNGTALSSTQAINARTTLNLTPMVLPSKKQVAISVRGDFSDPQGSGEGLVINTNSIDIPNLRLDSGGVALLGGITRHDEANIEYRVPVLSAIPILGDLFKSSNRVVKDQRLLVMIEPVIQEQPLAGAELLEAEAPAADSPRNLPPEFASHKPASGITPLK, encoded by the coding sequence GTGGTCATCCGGCTGCGGGTGCTGTTGGTCAACGACAGCGTCGCCAATGAACGCGGCCTCAGCCTGGGCACCGGGATCACCTCCGGTTCCTACGACGCCTTCGGCCGCCCGGTGGCGATGGGCCGCTTCGGCCTGGATCTCGGCAACGGCGGGGCGTTGGGAGGCAGCACGTTTCCACAGTACTCGGGGCTTGCGGCCGGGGCCGGGGCCTTGAGCACCGCTCCTCTGGGCAACAACGGCGTACTGCCCAACCGCTCCGCCCTTACTTTGACATTTGCAAATATTGTTCTACAGCTGCAGCTGCTTCAGCAGGTCAACGCCCTGCAGACGCTCATCGATCAACAACTGGTGGTCAGCGACGGTGAAACGGCGACCATCAGCCAGAATGTCCAGTTTCGCATTCCCCAGACCATCGTCTCCAACGGCACCGCCCTCAGTTCTACCCAGGCGATCAACGCCCGCACCACCCTCAACCTCACCCCGATGGTCTTGCCCTCCAAAAAGCAGGTCGCCATCTCGGTGCGCGGCGATTTTTCCGATCCCCAGGGATCCGGGGAGGGCCTGGTGATCAATACCAATTCGATCGATATCCCAAATTTGCGCCTCGACAGCGGCGGCGTCGCCCTGCTGGGTGGGATCACCCGCCACGACGAGGCGAATATCGAGTACCGGGTGCCGGTGCTGAGTGCCATTCCAATTTTGGGAGATCTGTTCAAATCCTCCAACCGGGTGGTCAAGGACCAGCGGCTGCTGGTGATGATCGAGCCGGTCATCCAGGAGCAGCCCCTCGCTGGGGCGGAACTGCTCGAAGCGGAAGCTCCGGCCGCCGACAGTCCCCGCAACCTGCCCCCTGAATTTGCCAGCCACAAACCCGCCTCCGGGATCACGCCGCTCAAGTGA
- a CDS encoding pilus assembly FimT family protein, which produces MRSSHGFTLFEMVIALAALSILGAVAATTTVGVIRDANVEATAQGVELLAHWRSQVATFNRSGTTTCWNQADLAVDCTGDGTPETVPVPGVLNEGKAMFWPVIKAPWVYVCDPGRYPDHFRRVSMVVGRCEPGWSYPLGSDMGVFVRDFPEMRIPQ; this is translated from the coding sequence TTGAGAAGTTCCCACGGCTTTACGCTCTTCGAGATGGTGATTGCCCTCGCGGCGCTGTCGATCTTGGGGGCGGTGGCCGCGACCACCACCGTAGGCGTCATTCGCGATGCCAACGTGGAAGCAACCGCCCAGGGGGTCGAACTATTGGCCCACTGGCGATCCCAGGTGGCGACGTTCAACCGCTCGGGCACCACCACCTGCTGGAATCAAGCCGACCTTGCCGTCGATTGCACCGGAGACGGCACACCGGAGACGGTACCGGTACCCGGGGTGCTCAACGAAGGCAAAGCGATGTTCTGGCCGGTGATCAAAGCGCCCTGGGTGTACGTGTGCGATCCTGGACGCTACCCGGATCATTTCCGGCGCGTCTCGATGGTGGTCGGCCGCTGCGAACCGGGCTGGAGCTACCCGCTCGGCAGCGATATGGGTGTGTTCGTCAGAGACTTCCCCGAGATGCGGATTCCTCAATAG
- a CDS encoding ATPase, T2SS/T4P/T4SS family: protein MKSSPSTRTQNRIERFIGAVSAGETERQVLEELYRTSGTRFFQLACQQVADEKRFWEQCAAVFFSVDGIVRAEQIDQIEVQQIEKNWASLGHLVIPHGGRRSVLTVSPLTVAEQAELQALPVYVPEKIELFNLLRRQIASGSQATLQATSAKSADKILRWGESPADSLIIQLYEVLLAYEASDVRLFTRGGRCAHVAAHIGEERVLISEEIGELDWGSVDLEGRGRQMFARLASAADCEISQRRIQYGNVTLADRSGQLQTMRLVMAPLGPGDGGDWEIGLRVISQAGFIPLERMNLHPRIYRSITGRWPTQEEPPEQVLSEMERIADTEMLCLLDLETAISLVAGSMNSGKSMLLQNVGLLRARRGHHVHSFESPIERLVEGIFQYEVTEQNDWLGWSRFATRNDPGDIIFGEINDRDTAQRILGFANGKLVLTTLHTNRAVRFTERLRNLLRGESERDGHAQIAAFVSTTGYVYCQRLLPRVCPHCSTVEAVPEPLREALQWQIRLWRRPGPGCGRGTCRSEGPLLGYLADRVPLTEAIYVPALAEHFLRPEITVFELLAAAEVQHQQTYRRTAAWMLDAERRHGGLVSWQKVAPHLQEDRQAMRLLSRREEEVTL from the coding sequence ATGAAAAGTTCCCCATCCACCCGAACTCAAAATCGTATCGAACGCTTCATCGGCGCGGTGAGCGCCGGCGAGACCGAACGCCAGGTTCTCGAAGAACTCTACCGCACCAGTGGTACGCGCTTTTTTCAGCTCGCCTGTCAGCAGGTAGCCGATGAAAAGCGCTTTTGGGAGCAGTGCGCCGCCGTCTTCTTTTCGGTGGACGGGATCGTGCGTGCAGAGCAGATCGATCAAATCGAAGTGCAGCAAATCGAGAAGAACTGGGCGAGCCTCGGGCACCTGGTCATCCCCCACGGAGGCCGCCGCTCGGTGCTCACCGTAAGCCCCCTTACGGTCGCTGAGCAGGCCGAACTGCAGGCGCTACCGGTCTATGTCCCAGAGAAAATCGAGTTGTTCAACCTGTTGCGCCGCCAGATTGCAAGCGGCAGCCAGGCCACGCTGCAGGCCACCTCCGCCAAATCGGCGGACAAGATTCTCCGCTGGGGCGAGTCGCCCGCCGACAGCCTGATTATTCAGCTTTACGAAGTGCTGCTGGCCTACGAAGCGTCCGATGTACGGCTTTTTACCCGCGGCGGCCGGTGCGCCCACGTCGCTGCCCATATCGGCGAGGAGCGCGTGCTCATCAGCGAAGAAATCGGTGAACTCGATTGGGGAAGCGTCGATCTTGAAGGCCGCGGCCGCCAGATGTTCGCCCGCCTCGCCTCGGCGGCCGACTGCGAAATTTCCCAGCGGCGCATCCAGTACGGCAACGTCACCCTGGCCGATCGCAGCGGCCAGTTGCAGACGATGCGCCTCGTGATGGCGCCCCTCGGTCCCGGCGACGGCGGCGACTGGGAAATCGGCTTGCGGGTGATCAGCCAGGCGGGGTTTATTCCCCTGGAGCGCATGAACTTGCACCCGCGCATCTACCGCAGCATCACCGGTCGGTGGCCTACCCAGGAGGAGCCGCCTGAGCAGGTCTTAAGCGAGATGGAGCGCATCGCCGACACCGAGATGCTGTGTCTGTTGGATCTGGAGACGGCCATCAGCCTGGTGGCAGGTTCGATGAACTCCGGCAAGTCGATGCTGCTGCAGAATGTCGGGTTGCTGCGCGCCCGCCGCGGCCACCATGTGCACAGCTTCGAGAGCCCCATCGAACGGCTGGTCGAGGGCATTTTTCAATACGAAGTCACCGAGCAAAACGACTGGTTGGGCTGGTCGCGTTTTGCCACGCGCAACGACCCGGGCGACATTATCTTTGGAGAGATCAACGACCGCGACACCGCCCAACGCATCCTCGGATTCGCCAACGGCAAACTGGTGCTCACCACGCTGCACACCAACCGGGCAGTGCGTTTTACCGAGCGGCTGCGCAACTTGCTGCGCGGCGAATCGGAGCGCGACGGCCACGCCCAGATCGCCGCCTTCGTCTCGACCACCGGCTATGTGTACTGCCAGAGACTCCTGCCGCGGGTTTGCCCCCACTGCTCGACCGTCGAAGCGGTACCGGAGCCTCTGCGCGAGGCATTGCAATGGCAGATCCGACTATGGCGGCGGCCCGGTCCCGGCTGCGGCCGGGGCACCTGCCGCAGCGAAGGACCGCTGTTGGGCTATCTGGCCGACCGCGTTCCCCTCACCGAGGCCATCTATGTGCCGGCTTTGGCCGAGCACTTTTTGCGCCCCGAGATCACCGTCTTTGAGTTGTTGGCAGCAGCCGAGGTTCAGCACCAGCAGACCTACCGGCGCACCGCCGCCTGGATGCTCGACGCCGAGCGCCGCCACGGCGGGCTGGTGAGTTGGCAAAAAGTCGCACCCCATCTGCAGGAGGACCGGCAGGCGATGCGGCTGTTGTCGCGGCGCGAGGAGGAGGTGACGCTGTGA
- the glgP gene encoding alpha-glucan family phosphorylase, whose protein sequence is MNTEVSSKVLQVRTLLRELITNYLWVWQDQLQQVFEALPTFKGHPNVAVAELSPAQSEALGDDPLFMARLKQAVDFQREYLAAAGERRIAYFSAEFGVHETLPIYSGGLGVLAGDHVKSASDLNLPLAAVGLMYRQGYFNQQLSPEGWQVERYVDQIMDLTCMSLVRDGDGNPLQITIPIEDRQVYARAWLAQVGRTPLYLLDTNVEQNGEIDRWITGHLYGGDQDTRIKQEVLLGIGGVRLLDALGLDIDIFHMNEGHAAFLTLELMRQRMQAGSNYVLARAEIAHACVFTTHTPVPAGHDAFSHELLLKVLEPYRHDELGISQFDLLVLGGRGRFSMTELALNLSGTANAVALRHQEVSQRMFPYRQITHVTNGIHHLTWASPEVTRLLDAAIPGWREDPTLLSEADNLDGEALRAAHAQAKARLVQFINERAHGVDFEEGLLTIGFARRFATYKRGDLIVRAIDKLPPEVGDRIQLVFAGKSHPRDNGGKEYIQKIHDLMEERRIRLVFVENYDMSVARKLVAGVDIWMNTPRRPLEASGTSGMKASLNGIPNLSVLDGWWVEGYNGKNGWAVGEDYVDGIEDEDEFDAASIAQLLSEQILDEFYNRPADWTVRMKAAVATAAFFNTHRMVSQYAEMIYRLPALVGV, encoded by the coding sequence ATGAACACGGAAGTAAGTAGTAAAGTATTGCAGGTGCGTACGCTTCTGCGCGAGTTGATCACCAACTACCTCTGGGTCTGGCAGGACCAGCTCCAGCAGGTTTTCGAGGCGTTGCCCACCTTTAAAGGCCATCCCAATGTGGCGGTTGCCGAGTTGAGTCCGGCCCAGAGTGAAGCTTTGGGCGACGATCCGCTGTTTATGGCCCGCCTCAAACAGGCGGTCGACTTCCAGCGCGAGTACCTCGCTGCCGCCGGTGAGCGGCGCATCGCCTACTTCAGCGCCGAGTTCGGCGTCCACGAAACGCTGCCTATCTATTCCGGCGGTCTTGGCGTGCTGGCGGGCGACCACGTCAAATCGGCAAGCGACCTCAACTTGCCCCTGGCGGCCGTGGGCCTGATGTACCGGCAGGGCTATTTCAACCAGCAACTGAGCCCCGAAGGTTGGCAAGTCGAGCGCTACGTCGATCAGATCATGGATCTGACCTGTATGAGCCTGGTGCGCGACGGCGACGGCAACCCGCTGCAGATCACCATCCCGATCGAAGACCGGCAGGTCTATGCCCGCGCCTGGCTCGCCCAGGTGGGCCGCACGCCGCTTTATCTGCTCGATACCAACGTCGAGCAAAACGGCGAGATTGACCGCTGGATCACCGGTCACCTCTACGGTGGCGACCAGGACACCCGCATCAAGCAGGAAGTGCTGCTGGGCATCGGCGGGGTGCGGTTGCTGGACGCCCTGGGGCTCGACATCGACATTTTCCACATGAACGAGGGGCACGCGGCCTTTTTGACCCTCGAACTGATGCGTCAGCGCATGCAGGCCGGGTCCAACTACGTGCTGGCCCGCGCCGAGATCGCCCACGCCTGCGTGTTCACCACCCACACGCCGGTGCCGGCGGGCCACGACGCTTTTTCGCACGAATTGTTGCTGAAGGTGCTCGAACCCTATCGCCACGATGAACTGGGCATTTCGCAGTTCGACTTGCTGGTGCTGGGGGGCCGGGGCCGCTTCTCGATGACCGAACTGGCCCTGAACTTGAGCGGCACCGCCAACGCCGTCGCCCTCAGGCACCAGGAAGTCTCCCAGCGGATGTTTCCGTACCGCCAGATCACCCACGTCACCAACGGCATCCACCACCTCACCTGGGCCAGCCCCGAAGTGACCCGTCTACTCGACGCTGCAATCCCCGGCTGGCGCGAAGACCCGACTCTACTCTCCGAAGCGGACAACCTCGACGGCGAAGCGCTGCGCGCTGCCCACGCCCAGGCGAAAGCCCGATTGGTCCAGTTCATCAACGAGCGCGCCCACGGCGTCGACTTTGAAGAGGGTCTGCTCACCATCGGCTTTGCCCGCCGCTTTGCCACCTACAAGCGCGGCGATTTGATCGTGCGCGCCATCGACAAGCTGCCGCCGGAGGTGGGCGACCGCATCCAGCTGGTCTTCGCGGGCAAATCCCACCCCCGCGACAACGGCGGCAAAGAGTACATCCAGAAGATCCACGACTTGATGGAGGAGCGGCGCATCCGGCTGGTGTTCGTCGAGAACTACGACATGTCGGTGGCGCGCAAGCTAGTCGCAGGCGTCGACATCTGGATGAATACCCCCCGCCGTCCCCTGGAGGCGAGCGGCACCAGCGGCATGAAGGCGAGCCTCAACGGCATCCCCAACCTCTCGGTGCTGGATGGCTGGTGGGTGGAAGGCTACAACGGCAAGAACGGCTGGGCCGTGGGCGAAGACTACGTCGACGGCATCGAGGACGAGGACGAATTCGATGCGGCGAGCATCGCCCAGTTGCTCTCCGAGCAGATCCTCGATGAGTTCTACAATCGCCCCGCCGACTGGACCGTCCGCATGAAGGCCGCCGTCGCCACCGCCGCCTTCTTCAACACCCACCGCATGGTCTCGCAGTACGCCGAGATGATTTATCGGCTACCGGCATTGGTGGGGGTTTGA
- a CDS encoding antitoxin: MSDSGVAKIFWHGRSQAVRLPMAFRLPGDRVRVRRVGDGILLEPIVTDIDAWFGAMDRFADVPFMEEGRQQPPMPEAKTLFE, translated from the coding sequence ATGTCCGACTCTGGTGTTGCCAAAATTTTCTGGCATGGGCGCAGCCAGGCTGTGCGTCTTCCCATGGCTTTTCGCCTGCCTGGAGACCGAGTGCGGGTGCGTAGAGTCGGAGATGGCATCCTGTTGGAGCCTATCGTTACCGACATCGATGCGTGGTTTGGTGCAATGGATCGTTTTGCCGATGTCCCTTTTATGGAAGAGGGTCGTCAGCAGCCGCCTATGCCCGAGGCAAAGACTTTGTTTGAGTGA
- the hemE gene encoding uroporphyrinogen decarboxylase, giving the protein MTQSLLLDAARSKPVARPPVWMMRQAGRYMAEYRALRDKYGFKERCENPDLAVEISLQPFRAFRPDGVIMFSDILTPFDGMGIPFELVESRGPVIDPPIRTREQVEAVRPLDPEASLAFVRTILQTLRREVGEAATVLGFVGAPWTLAAYAVEGKSSKDYALIKQMAFSEPDLLHALLTKFADAIARYVIFQIDSGAQAVQLFDTWAGQLNPADYRAFALPYERRIVEQVRQVHPETPLILYINHSAGLLRHVGESGVDVMSLDWTVDMAEARAILGPDMAVQGNLDPCVLLGDQAQIRSRILDIVEKAGPTGHIMNLGHGILPSTPEDNARFFFETVKSLAPVSAR; this is encoded by the coding sequence GTGACCCAATCGCTGTTGCTCGACGCCGCCCGCAGTAAACCTGTGGCTCGGCCTCCCGTCTGGATGATGCGCCAGGCGGGCCGCTATATGGCCGAGTACCGCGCCCTGCGCGATAAGTACGGCTTTAAAGAGCGCTGCGAAAATCCGGATCTGGCCGTCGAGATTTCGCTGCAACCTTTTCGGGCCTTCAGGCCCGATGGGGTGATCATGTTCTCCGATATCCTCACGCCCTTCGATGGGATGGGTATTCCCTTTGAACTGGTGGAAAGCCGCGGCCCGGTGATCGATCCGCCGATTCGCACCCGCGAGCAGGTCGAGGCGGTGCGGCCCCTCGATCCGGAGGCGTCGCTGGCTTTTGTACGCACGATCTTGCAGACGCTGCGCCGCGAGGTGGGCGAAGCGGCGACGGTGCTCGGGTTTGTGGGAGCGCCCTGGACGCTGGCTGCTTACGCGGTCGAGGGCAAAAGCTCCAAAGATTATGCCCTCATCAAGCAGATGGCCTTCAGCGAGCCGGACTTGCTGCACGCGCTACTCACCAAGTTCGCCGATGCGATCGCCCGCTATGTGATCTTTCAGATCGACTCGGGAGCGCAGGCGGTGCAGCTGTTCGACACCTGGGCGGGGCAACTCAATCCCGCCGATTATCGGGCGTTTGCGCTGCCTTACGAGCGGCGCATCGTCGAGCAGGTGCGCCAGGTGCACCCCGAGACACCGTTGATTCTGTACATCAATCACTCCGCCGGGTTGCTGCGGCACGTCGGCGAGAGCGGCGTCGATGTGATGAGCCTGGACTGGACAGTTGATATGGCGGAGGCGCGGGCGATCCTGGGACCGGATATGGCGGTTCAGGGCAACCTCGACCCGTGCGTGCTGCTGGGAGATCAAGCCCAGATTCGCTCCCGCATCCTCGATATTGTCGAGAAAGCCGGTCCCACCGGTCACATCATGAACCTGGGCCACGGCATTCTGCCTTCGACACCCGAAGACAATGCTCGATTCTTCTTTGAGACCGTCAAATCCCTCGCCCCAGTGAGCGCCCGATGA
- the hemF gene encoding oxygen-dependent coproporphyrinogen oxidase, producing the protein MTAVMTDRRARVRVFMQSLQDNITSRLEAVDGEGRFVEDLWEREEGGGGRSRILTEGRVFERAGIGFSEVHGSHLPPSILQQRPEAEGHPFYVTGTSMVLHPRNPYVPTVHLNYRYFEAGPVWWFGGGADLTPYYGFVEDAAHFHATLKAACDAHDPEYYPRFKKWCDEYFYLKHRQEPRGVGGIFFDYVQGDWEKIFAFAQSCGNAFLPAYLPIVERRHTLPYAERERNFQLYRRGRYVEFNLVWDRGTIFGLQTNGRIESILMSMPPLVRWEYNYRPEPGTAEAELYEVFLVPQDWASQAKR; encoded by the coding sequence ATGACCGCCGTTATGACCGACCGGCGCGCACGCGTGCGCGTCTTCATGCAGTCGCTCCAGGACAACATCACCAGCCGCCTTGAAGCGGTCGATGGAGAAGGGCGCTTTGTTGAAGATCTCTGGGAGCGCGAGGAAGGGGGCGGGGGCCGCTCGCGAATACTCACCGAGGGCCGCGTCTTCGAGCGCGCTGGGATCGGTTTTTCGGAAGTGCACGGCTCCCACCTGCCCCCCTCGATCCTCCAACAGCGCCCGGAGGCCGAAGGGCACCCTTTTTATGTGACCGGCACCTCGATGGTGCTCCACCCGCGCAATCCCTACGTCCCGACGGTGCACCTCAACTACCGCTACTTCGAGGCGGGGCCGGTCTGGTGGTTCGGGGGCGGTGCGGATCTGACGCCCTACTACGGCTTTGTTGAGGATGCGGCCCACTTTCACGCCACCCTCAAGGCCGCCTGCGACGCCCACGACCCCGAGTACTATCCGCGCTTCAAAAAGTGGTGCGACGAGTACTTTTATCTCAAACACCGCCAGGAGCCGCGCGGGGTGGGAGGGATCTTCTTCGATTACGTGCAGGGCGATTGGGAAAAAATCTTCGCCTTTGCCCAGTCCTGCGGCAACGCCTTTTTGCCCGCCTACCTGCCGATTGTCGAGCGGCGCCACACCCTGCCCTACGCAGAGCGCGAGCGAAACTTTCAGCTCTACCGCCGCGGACGTTACGTCGAATTCAACCTTGTCTGGGATCGCGGCACCATCTTCGGTCTGCAGACCAACGGCCGGATCGAATCGATCTTGATGTCGATGCCGCCGCTGGTGCGCTGGGAGTATAATTACCGCCCCGAGCCCGGTACAGCGGAGGCTGAACTGTACGAAGTGTTCCTGGTGCCCCAGGATTGGGCCAGCCAGGCGAAGCGCTGA
- a CDS encoding type II toxin-antitoxin system VapC family toxin produces the protein MNYLLDTNAVIAVIKNAPPGVRIRLREVLAAEASVAISTIALFELWYGVAKSARRKENTERLRAFLSGSVEVFAFEEEDAVRAGELRAVLHAAGTPIGPYDLLMAAQAQRHSATLVTANVVEFARVPGLIWEDWTGT, from the coding sequence GTGAACTACCTTCTCGATACAAACGCTGTGATCGCAGTGATCAAAAATGCCCCGCCCGGCGTCCGAATTCGACTACGAGAAGTTCTTGCGGCGGAAGCTTCGGTGGCAATTTCCACTATTGCCTTGTTCGAGCTTTGGTATGGCGTGGCTAAGAGTGCACGGCGCAAAGAAAATACCGAACGCCTGCGCGCCTTTCTATCCGGCAGTGTGGAAGTGTTCGCCTTTGAGGAGGAGGATGCTGTCCGTGCGGGCGAATTGCGCGCTGTATTACACGCGGCCGGCACCCCTATCGGTCCTTATGACCTGCTGATGGCTGCCCAGGCGCAGCGGCACAGCGCAACACTTGTAACCGCCAACGTTGTGGAGTTTGCCCGCGTACCCGGTCTCATCTGGGAGGACTGGACCGGCACCTGA
- a CDS encoding recombinase family protein gives MGKLARLPIGAAGLVYGYARVSTAEQADSQHALTQQCERLKRAGTDELLIDVQSGRKDDRRNFQKLLRLAEGGHVREIVATRLDRLGRNVRAILELVDKLDDLGVALRLLDEKVDTSTASGRMYLTIRAAVDEQESRLLSERVSHGMKHRRLRGAAHPKPPFGYRMGADDRYVLNVTALCRIADHSEWTIEGIARWLIAEFLRTGRVRGTLKGCVEMFGFTPFTHIGFSGWLTSPALRGHIVYGDGTTYPDAHPAYLDADTARAAKLALERGKQLGGWGSAEGPRNRPLTGLVRCPLCSGGTYYRDQRTQRKMADGSTKTYRRESYHCSAAGREGSCSNTKSVTVECIEAAIEAALRAKAVELASMVSAGLGQPVEEPETVKALRAQLSALEAIPNPVGALQDAMGHLRRQIDNLLGAAAGERKEADLKAEQLHQAFADPDFWATITQEERRTVYRDLVRKILIAGGKVVAVELMI, from the coding sequence ATGGGAAAGCTGGCGCGGTTGCCGATTGGTGCGGCGGGTCTGGTGTACGGGTATGCGCGCGTGAGCACTGCCGAGCAAGCGGACAGTCAGCACGCGCTTACTCAGCAGTGCGAGCGCCTGAAGCGGGCTGGGACGGATGAGCTTCTGATTGATGTGCAGTCGGGCCGCAAGGATGACCGGCGCAACTTTCAGAAGCTGCTACGTCTGGCAGAGGGTGGGCATGTACGGGAAATCGTGGCGACGCGGCTTGATCGGTTGGGCCGCAACGTCCGGGCGATCCTGGAATTGGTGGACAAGCTTGACGATCTGGGTGTTGCCCTTCGCCTGCTGGATGAGAAGGTGGACACTTCCACCGCATCGGGGCGCATGTACCTGACGATCCGGGCTGCCGTCGATGAGCAAGAATCGCGTTTGTTGAGTGAACGGGTCAGCCACGGCATGAAACACCGGCGATTGCGGGGTGCGGCCCACCCGAAACCACCCTTCGGCTACCGTATGGGGGCAGACGATCGCTATGTGCTCAACGTGACGGCTTTGTGTCGTATTGCCGATCACTCCGAATGGACGATCGAGGGCATTGCGCGGTGGCTGATCGCCGAATTCTTGAGAACCGGCCGGGTGCGCGGCACCCTCAAAGGTTGTGTCGAGATGTTCGGTTTCACTCCCTTCACCCACATTGGGTTTAGCGGGTGGCTTACCTCCCCTGCCTTGCGTGGTCACATCGTCTATGGCGACGGCACGACCTATCCCGACGCTCACCCGGCCTATCTGGATGCCGACACTGCCAGGGCGGCGAAGCTGGCCCTAGAGCGCGGCAAACAGCTCGGGGGGTGGGGAAGTGCGGAGGGGCCACGCAATCGCCCGCTGACCGGCCTGGTACGGTGCCCCCTCTGCAGTGGAGGCACCTACTACAGAGATCAGCGCACCCAGAGAAAGATGGCTGATGGCTCCACGAAGACGTACCGGAGGGAGTCCTACCACTGTTCGGCTGCGGGCCGCGAGGGCAGTTGCTCAAACACGAAAAGCGTCACCGTGGAATGCATCGAGGCCGCTATCGAGGCGGCATTGCGGGCAAAGGCCGTCGAACTAGCGTCCATGGTCTCGGCCGGTCTCGGGCAGCCGGTGGAGGAACCGGAGACGGTCAAGGCACTGCGCGCGCAACTGTCGGCACTGGAAGCGATTCCCAACCCGGTCGGGGCGCTTCAAGATGCGATGGGCCATTTGCGCCGCCAGATCGATAATCTTTTGGGCGCGGCGGCGGGGGAACGCAAAGAAGCGGACCTCAAGGCCGAGCAGCTACATCAGGCGTTCGCTGATCCGGATTTCTGGGCGACGATTACCCAGGAAGAACGGCGCACGGTTTACAGGGATCTCGTCCGCAAAATACTGATCGCCGGTGGCAAAGTGGTGGCCGTCGAACTGATGATCTGA